Proteins encoded together in one Variovorax paradoxus window:
- a CDS encoding efflux transporter outer membrane subunit, producing the protein MSNLIATPEFQLNALVAGLALLLMSLGRVDRTGHRMVFGALTALLLMRYAVWRVVATMPPSDLGFETLFAWVFLAFELTAIVYTLMSIHMLVGRRDNTPLADLGEAELRRRGDKVPAVDVFICTYNEELAVLEKTIIAAQAIDYPRVNVWVLDDTRRDWLRDYCERKGVHYARRPDNSHAKAGNMNNGLKISAGVTNAPYILVLDADFAPQRQIVYRMLGLFADRKVGLVQTPQFYYNADPIQHNLRATDSWVDEQRVFFDVLQPAKDAADSAFCVGTSFIVRRDLITAAGGFPVGSVCEDIHTTYLLLRKGHVTRWLGERLSNGLSAESIIDYINQRSRWCLGTVQLALLPDGPLRGKGYSFSARLHFLHGLLHWLGKPFMAMIMLAPALYWYAGVSVFHATPQAFASFGLPPLMMFWAYSYWISQRRCLPVFSEVSQLVAAMAVTGTLASAMLRPFGRPFKVTNKGLDRSKTVVHWKLVAVFGGLLVALQLGGASVALSGEALTPGDELNLVWTGIALVLCLAALIACVDLPRPDQEERFPWRARTRLRTAAGEIDSRFVNIAADGALLESRALKRMRVGQPLEVYVEPVGWLPAKLAGKSSAGAELRFAGTEAQRERLVSHVFNVPPSHVAVQVRPWRAASALLASAGFGAPEAGFVRFSLRLILMVLAVCVALVVSGCNMTPPMKQPDLALPSQFPAGTAAPNAEPVEWRNFVQDDELRGLIATALTQNRDLRAYAAKAREARAVYAGSRASLFPQIGLSGHAQRAQTTPQGSLSPVGNVPSDGRVSNSFDIQAGVTSYELDFFGRQQSTAQQAGALAEAGDKDFAAARMNLVGEVSNAYLTLRADRALLALANTNESGLASNADMIGRAKAAGGAAQLDVFRAQSLLQNARVRQEEFRMRVAQDLQWLNVLVGQPVPPDAGSARPWPERSTASVAAGLPSSLLQRRPDLLAAYSRVEAANAGVGAAKAAMLPTISLTALAGGISGDLSTLLSSGNRSWAGVLGVSLPIFDWGRRSANVTGNEERLAAAMASYEYAAQVAFRETANALIADDHMRPQLEAQQARVQALEKVASISRTRFRGGLEDYFSSQDAQRELYSEQQQLIEMQLKQAVNMVNLYKALGGGWRSA; encoded by the coding sequence ATGTCCAACCTGATCGCTACACCGGAGTTCCAGCTCAACGCCCTTGTTGCGGGGCTCGCGCTTCTCCTCATGTCATTGGGGCGGGTCGATCGCACCGGCCATCGCATGGTGTTTGGCGCGCTAACCGCGCTGCTGCTGATGCGCTATGCCGTCTGGCGCGTGGTGGCCACCATGCCGCCGTCGGACCTGGGTTTTGAAACGCTGTTTGCCTGGGTGTTCCTGGCCTTCGAGCTCACGGCCATCGTCTACACGCTGATGTCGATCCACATGCTGGTGGGCCGGCGCGACAACACGCCGCTGGCCGACCTCGGCGAGGCCGAGCTGCGCCGCCGCGGCGACAAGGTGCCGGCGGTGGACGTGTTCATCTGCACCTACAACGAAGAGCTGGCGGTGCTCGAAAAAACCATCATCGCCGCGCAGGCCATCGACTATCCGCGAGTGAACGTCTGGGTGCTGGACGACACCCGGCGCGACTGGCTGCGCGACTACTGCGAGCGCAAGGGCGTGCACTACGCGCGACGGCCCGACAACAGCCACGCCAAGGCGGGCAACATGAACAACGGGCTGAAAATTTCTGCGGGCGTGACCAACGCGCCGTACATCCTGGTGCTGGACGCCGACTTTGCACCGCAGCGGCAGATCGTCTACCGCATGCTCGGCCTCTTTGCAGACCGCAAGGTCGGGCTGGTGCAAACGCCGCAGTTCTATTACAACGCCGACCCCATCCAGCACAACCTGCGCGCGACCGACAGCTGGGTCGACGAGCAGCGCGTGTTCTTCGACGTGCTGCAACCCGCAAAGGACGCGGCGGATTCGGCCTTTTGCGTGGGCACATCGTTCATCGTGCGGCGCGACCTGATCACCGCCGCGGGCGGTTTTCCGGTGGGGAGCGTGTGCGAAGACATCCACACCACCTACCTGCTGCTGCGCAAGGGCCACGTTACGCGCTGGCTGGGCGAGCGGTTGTCGAACGGCTTGTCTGCCGAAAGCATCATCGACTACATCAACCAGCGCAGCCGCTGGTGCCTGGGCACGGTGCAGCTTGCGCTGCTGCCCGATGGTCCGCTGCGCGGCAAGGGCTACAGCTTCTCTGCGCGGCTGCACTTCTTGCACGGGCTGCTGCATTGGCTCGGCAAGCCGTTCATGGCAATGATCATGCTGGCGCCTGCGCTCTACTGGTACGCAGGCGTGTCGGTGTTCCACGCCACGCCGCAAGCCTTTGCCTCTTTCGGGCTACCGCCGCTCATGATGTTCTGGGCCTACAGCTATTGGATCAGCCAGCGGCGCTGCCTGCCGGTGTTCAGCGAGGTGAGCCAGCTTGTGGCCGCCATGGCGGTAACGGGCACGCTCGCCAGCGCAATGCTGCGGCCCTTCGGCCGCCCATTCAAGGTAACGAACAAGGGGCTCGACCGCTCCAAGACGGTGGTGCACTGGAAGCTGGTGGCCGTGTTCGGCGGCCTGCTGGTGGCGCTGCAGCTGGGCGGCGCGTCGGTGGCCCTGAGCGGTGAAGCGCTCACGCCCGGCGACGAACTCAACCTGGTGTGGACCGGCATTGCGCTTGTTCTTTGCCTGGCGGCGCTCATCGCCTGCGTCGATCTGCCGCGGCCCGATCAGGAAGAGCGCTTTCCTTGGCGCGCACGCACCCGGCTGCGGACGGCCGCGGGCGAAATCGACTCGCGCTTTGTCAACATTGCCGCGGATGGCGCATTGCTCGAATCGCGCGCTCTCAAGCGCATGCGCGTGGGGCAGCCGCTGGAGGTGTACGTCGAGCCGGTCGGCTGGTTGCCTGCAAAGCTTGCCGGCAAAAGCTCGGCTGGGGCCGAACTGCGATTTGCCGGCACCGAGGCGCAGCGCGAACGTTTGGTAAGCCATGTGTTCAACGTGCCCCCGAGCCACGTCGCGGTTCAGGTGCGGCCATGGCGTGCCGCGTCGGCCCTGCTCGCCAGCGCGGGCTTCGGCGCGCCCGAAGCGGGGTTCGTACGTTTTTCTCTTCGGCTCATCTTGATGGTGCTGGCGGTGTGCGTGGCCTTGGTGGTGAGTGGCTGCAACATGACGCCGCCCATGAAGCAGCCCGACCTGGCGCTGCCCTCGCAATTCCCTGCAGGCACTGCGGCGCCCAACGCCGAGCCGGTCGAATGGCGCAACTTTGTCCAGGACGATGAACTGCGCGGCCTCATCGCCACCGCGCTCACCCAGAACCGCGACCTGCGCGCCTATGCCGCGAAGGCCCGCGAAGCGCGAGCCGTGTATGCGGGAAGCCGCGCCTCTCTGTTCCCGCAAATCGGGCTGTCGGGCCATGCGCAGCGTGCGCAAACCACGCCGCAGGGCTCGCTCAGCCCGGTGGGCAATGTGCCGTCCGACGGGCGCGTGTCGAACAGCTTCGACATCCAGGCCGGCGTCACCTCGTACGAACTCGACTTCTTCGGGCGCCAGCAGAGCACGGCGCAGCAAGCCGGCGCCTTGGCCGAGGCGGGCGACAAGGACTTTGCCGCGGCCCGCATGAACCTAGTGGGCGAAGTGTCGAATGCGTATCTCACGCTGCGCGCTGACCGTGCATTGCTTGCGCTGGCAAATACCAATGAATCGGGCCTGGCCTCCAACGCCGACATGATCGGCCGCGCCAAGGCGGCCGGCGGCGCTGCGCAGCTCGACGTGTTTCGTGCGCAATCGCTGCTGCAGAACGCGCGGGTGCGGCAAGAAGAGTTCCGCATGCGCGTTGCGCAAGACCTGCAATGGCTGAATGTGCTGGTCGGCCAACCGGTGCCACCCGACGCGGGCAGTGCAAGGCCCTGGCCCGAGCGCTCGACTGCATCGGTTGCGGCGGGCCTGCCGTCCAGCCTGCTTCAGCGCCGGCCCGATCTTCTGGCGGCCTATTCGCGGGTAGAGGCAGCCAACGCCGGCGTGGGTGCGGCCAAGGCCGCCATGTTGCCCACCATTTCACTCACCGCATTGGCGGGCGGCATCAGCGGAGACCTGTCGACGCTGCTGAGCAGCGGCAACAGGAGCTGGGCCGGCGTGCTGGGCGTGTCGCTGCCCATCTTCGATTGGGGCCGCCGCTCGGCCAACGTCACCGGCAACGAAGAGCGGCTGGCCGCTGCCATGGCGTCGTATGAGTACGCGGCACAAGTGGCGTTTCGAGAGACGGCCAATGCGCTGATTGCCGATGACCACATGCGCCCGCAGCTGGAGGCGCAGCAGGCCCGCGTGCAGGCGCTCGAGAAAGTGGCGAGCATTTCGCGCACGCGGTTCCGCGGCGGGCTGGAAGATTATTTTTCGAGCCAGGACGCGCAGCGCGAGCTCTATTCCGAGCAGCAGCAACTGATCGAGATGCAACTCAAGCAGGCTGTGAACATGGTCAACCTTTACAAAGCGCTTGGCGGCGGCTGGCGCAGCGCGTAA
- a CDS encoding L,D-transpeptidase yields MKNSVILAFALACAATFAHTESGAAASAEASVEARQLAHAVAGMKDNQGLPFAIVDKKKARVFIFGADGTLQGASPVLLGLAPGDESIPGIGERKLSDIRPDERTTPAGRFVSEPGVNLQGEDIVWVDYGAAISMHRVRANNKSERRLERLASANAEDHRISYGCINVPAAFYDAYVKPVFGNARGVIYILPEQQPAHAYFKFLLEGSE; encoded by the coding sequence ATGAAGAACTCCGTGATCCTGGCCTTCGCGCTTGCTTGCGCAGCAACGTTTGCGCACACGGAAAGCGGCGCTGCCGCAAGCGCCGAAGCATCGGTTGAAGCGCGGCAGCTGGCGCACGCAGTTGCCGGCATGAAAGACAACCAAGGCCTTCCTTTCGCAATCGTCGACAAGAAGAAGGCGCGCGTTTTCATTTTTGGTGCCGACGGAACCCTGCAAGGCGCATCGCCCGTGCTGTTGGGGCTCGCGCCGGGAGACGAGTCGATCCCAGGCATCGGCGAGCGAAAGCTGTCCGACATCCGCCCTGATGAACGCACCACGCCCGCCGGGCGCTTTGTGTCAGAGCCCGGCGTCAACCTGCAGGGTGAAGACATTGTGTGGGTGGACTATGGCGCGGCCATATCCATGCATCGCGTTCGCGCCAACAACAAGTCGGAGCGCCGGCTGGAGCGGCTTGCGTCGGCAAATGCGGAAGATCACCGCATTTCCTATGGCTGCATCAATGTGCCCGCGGCGTTTTACGACGCCTACGTGAAGCCGGTGTTCGGCAATGCGCGCGGCGTGATCTACATCTTGCCCGAGCAGCAGCCCGCGCACGCCTATTTCAAGTTTCTGCTGGAAGGCAGTGAATGA
- a CDS encoding HU family DNA-binding protein gives MNKTDLIAAIAEDTNLSKADAGRAFDSALEHLSRALVRGETVQLIGFGTFTVASRAERQGRNPSTGEAITIKASKSPKFAAGKALKDAINQVG, from the coding sequence TTGAACAAGACCGACCTCATTGCCGCAATCGCAGAAGACACCAACCTCAGCAAGGCCGACGCAGGCCGCGCCTTCGACTCGGCGCTCGAGCATTTGTCGCGCGCCCTGGTGCGTGGAGAAACCGTTCAGTTGATCGGCTTCGGCACCTTCACCGTGGCGAGCCGCGCCGAGCGCCAGGGCCGCAACCCATCCACCGGCGAGGCGATCACCATCAAGGCGAGCAAGAGCCCCAAGTTCGCTGCCGGCAAGGCGCTGAAGGACGCCATCAACCAGGTGGGCTGA
- a CDS encoding general secretion pathway protein GspL codes for MLNPFLGNVAPGTRNWRATLMAALIVLLIVMAMLMKWLVQFQVDAAKERRALESLAREAEARCFALASYRATEACRAAHAARVNPQK; via the coding sequence ATGCTCAACCCATTCTTGGGAAACGTAGCCCCGGGCACCCGCAACTGGCGCGCAACGTTGATGGCCGCCTTGATCGTGCTCCTGATCGTGATGGCAATGCTCATGAAATGGCTGGTTCAATTTCAGGTTGATGCGGCCAAGGAACGCCGTGCGCTCGAATCGCTTGCGCGCGAGGCCGAGGCGCGCTGCTTTGCGTTGGCGTCTTATCGCGCAACAGAGGCGTGCCGAGCGGCGCATGCGGCGCGCGTAAATCCGCAGAAATAA
- a CDS encoding AsmA family protein, with amino-acid sequence MKSKIPRAAAWTLLLLLGLAAIGIALVLSLDWNRARPWINQRVSEATGRPFAIRGDLVLQWNNPETETGWRRWVPWPRLSAHDITLGNADWSKTGPHLAEIKQLTFSLNPLSLLDHTIRIPTLELAGPVLSLERTADGKNNWTLASDNTAPSAWKLDLQRLVLNHGTVKLADAQAKLNLKIDVESLPRETAEGYGIGWKLGGTFRQTPLHGSGRAGAVLSLQQDKKPYPLQAGVQIGTTRIDIAGTLTKPDALAALDLRLKLSGASMAHLYPITGITLPNTPPFSTEGHLVGKLDKAGGRWLYEHFKGSVGESDIGGTLEYISQQPRPLLRGQVQSNQLRLEDLAPLIGADSNASKAKRGAAAVQPTDKVLPVEKFDTASWGSIDADVKFAGRKIIHAKDLPIDSLVADLHLKDSVLSLTPLSFGVAGGTLAATVKLDGRQNPIRADVRFSARRLKIKELFPTLNTMQASLGEVGGDAALSAVGNSVASLLGTSNGEVKALVSKGTMSKFLLEAMGLNIGNVVATQIFGDRQVQLNCLASDFKVTQGLMQTRSFVLDTDESIINVTGQINLSSEQLALEIQPRNKALRVLSLRSPLYVKGTFKNPDVGVDKGAVALKLGAAIALGAVAPAAALLPLLNVGSEEFAGCAPLEAAATKKPQAPAAKASSR; translated from the coding sequence TTGAAATCAAAAATCCCACGCGCTGCCGCCTGGACCCTGCTTCTCCTGCTGGGCCTGGCGGCCATTGGCATCGCACTTGTCCTGAGCCTTGACTGGAATCGCGCGAGGCCGTGGATCAACCAACGCGTGAGCGAAGCGACCGGGCGCCCGTTTGCCATACGCGGCGACCTGGTCTTGCAGTGGAACAACCCCGAGACTGAAACTGGCTGGCGCCGCTGGGTGCCCTGGCCGAGGCTGAGCGCGCACGACATCACCCTGGGCAATGCGGACTGGAGCAAGACCGGCCCGCACCTGGCAGAAATCAAGCAGCTGACTTTTTCGCTGAACCCGCTCTCGCTGCTGGATCACACGATCCGCATCCCCACGCTGGAACTCGCGGGCCCCGTTCTTTCGCTCGAACGCACTGCGGACGGCAAGAACAACTGGACGCTGGCCTCCGACAACACGGCGCCATCGGCCTGGAAGCTCGACCTGCAGCGGTTGGTACTGAACCACGGCACCGTGAAGCTTGCCGATGCGCAGGCAAAGCTCAATCTCAAGATCGATGTCGAAAGCCTGCCCCGCGAAACCGCGGAGGGCTACGGCATCGGCTGGAAACTCGGCGGCACTTTTCGCCAGACTCCGCTGCACGGCAGCGGCCGGGCTGGCGCGGTGCTTTCGCTGCAGCAGGACAAGAAGCCCTACCCGCTGCAGGCAGGCGTGCAGATCGGCACCACGCGCATCGACATCGCAGGCACTTTGACCAAGCCCGATGCGCTCGCGGCGCTGGACCTGCGGCTGAAGCTTTCGGGCGCGAGCATGGCGCACCTGTACCCGATCACCGGCATCACCCTGCCCAACACGCCGCCGTTCAGCACCGAAGGCCACCTGGTCGGCAAACTCGACAAGGCCGGTGGGCGCTGGCTGTACGAACACTTCAAGGGCAGCGTGGGTGAAAGCGACATTGGCGGCACGCTGGAATACATCTCGCAGCAGCCGCGGCCCTTGTTGCGCGGGCAGGTGCAATCCAACCAGTTGCGGCTCGAAGACCTGGCACCGCTGATCGGCGCGGACTCCAACGCCAGCAAAGCCAAGCGGGGCGCCGCCGCCGTTCAGCCGACGGACAAGGTGCTGCCGGTGGAAAAGTTCGACACGGCAAGCTGGGGCAGCATCGACGCCGACGTGAAATTTGCCGGCCGCAAGATCATCCACGCCAAGGACCTGCCCATCGACAGCCTGGTGGCAGACCTGCATCTGAAGGACAGCGTGCTGTCGCTCACGCCGCTGAGCTTTGGTGTGGCGGGCGGCACTCTGGCCGCCACCGTCAAGCTCGACGGCAGGCAAAACCCGATTCGCGCGGATGTGAGGTTTTCGGCACGCCGCTTGAAGATCAAGGAGCTTTTTCCAACACTGAACACCATGCAAGCCAGCCTGGGCGAAGTCGGCGGCGATGCGGCGTTGTCCGCGGTCGGCAACTCGGTTGCGAGCTTGCTGGGCACGTCGAACGGAGAAGTGAAAGCACTGGTCAGCAAGGGCACCATGAGCAAGTTCCTGCTCGAAGCCATGGGGCTGAACATCGGCAACGTGGTGGCAACCCAGATCTTCGGCGACAGGCAGGTTCAGCTGAACTGCCTCGCAAGCGACTTCAAGGTCACGCAGGGCCTGATGCAAACGCGATCGTTTGTGCTGGACACCGATGAATCGATCATCAACGTAACAGGGCAGATCAATCTGTCCAGCGAGCAGCTGGCACTGGAGATACAGCCGCGGAACAAGGCGCTGCGCGTGCTCTCGCTGCGCTCGCCGCTCTATGTGAAAGGCACATTCAAGAACCCCGATGTCGGCGTCGACAAGGGCGCTGTTGCGCTCAAGCTGGGTGCCGCAATTGCGCTGGGCGCCGTGGCTCCCGCTGCTGCATTGCTGCCGCTGTTGAACGTGGGGTCGGAGGAGTTTGCAGGCTGTGCGCCGCTCGAGGCCGCCGCAACAAAGAAGCCGCAGGCACCCGCTGCAAAGGCATCGTCGCGCTGA
- a CDS encoding GlsB/YeaQ/YmgE family stress response membrane protein, giving the protein MSILWFLVVGLVAGWLAGILVKGGGFGLVGDLIVGVVGAFLGGFLFSTFGVSMGGGLVGSLIVATLGAVVLLFIVRLIKRA; this is encoded by the coding sequence ATGAGTATTCTGTGGTTTCTGGTTGTGGGCCTGGTCGCCGGCTGGCTGGCCGGCATTCTGGTCAAGGGTGGCGGCTTCGGCCTGGTCGGCGATCTCATCGTGGGCGTGGTCGGTGCTTTTCTTGGAGGCTTTTTGTTCAGCACGTTCGGCGTGTCGATGGGTGGCGGCCTTGTCGGCAGCCTGATCGTTGCCACCTTGGGCGCCGTGGTGCTCCTGTTCATCGTTCGCCTGATCAAGCGCGCATAG
- a CDS encoding pyridoxamine 5'-phosphate oxidase family protein, protein MTTTDEHAKLWDLIKDTRYGMLTHRHADGQLHSHPLTTQSKNIEEGSTLYFFVPRNGDIARHVASDPSVNIAYANTDADSYVSVTGRATLREDQAKKEALFNSAAKAWFPGGATDPNLALLAVEILGAEYWDVKESKMVQLLKMAKAAITGDQPPSLGEHKKLDLG, encoded by the coding sequence ATGACCACCACCGACGAACACGCCAAGCTCTGGGACCTGATCAAGGACACCCGCTACGGCATGCTGACCCATCGCCACGCCGACGGCCAGCTGCACAGCCATCCGCTGACCACGCAGAGCAAGAACATCGAAGAAGGCTCGACGCTCTACTTCTTCGTGCCCAGGAATGGCGACATTGCGCGCCATGTGGCAAGCGACCCCAGCGTGAACATTGCCTACGCCAACACCGACGCCGACAGCTATGTGTCCGTGACCGGCCGCGCCACGCTGCGGGAAGACCAGGCCAAGAAGGAAGCTCTTTTCAACTCCGCGGCCAAGGCCTGGTTTCCCGGCGGCGCGACCGATCCGAACCTTGCGCTGCTGGCAGTCGAAATCCTCGGCGCCGAGTACTGGGACGTGAAGGAAAGCAAGATGGTGCAGTTGCTGAAGATGGCCAAGGCGGCCATCACTGGCGATCAGCCGCCGTCACTGGGCGAACACAAGAAGCTGGATCTCGGCTGA
- the ureG gene encoding urease accessory protein UreG — MTSALHHIPNRTKKLPPLRVGIGGPVGSGKTTLLEMLCKAMRDKYDLVAITNDIYTKEDQRLLTVAGALPAERIMGVETGGCPHTAIREDASINLEAIDRMLEDFPDADVVFVESGGDNLAATFSPELSDLTIYVIDVAAGEKIPRKGGPGITKSDLFVINKTDLAPYVGANLDVMEQDTQRMRRQRPYVMTNLKTHTGVAEVVAFIEKRGMLIAD, encoded by the coding sequence ATGACCTCCGCCCTGCACCACATTCCCAATCGCACCAAGAAACTTCCGCCGCTGCGCGTGGGCATCGGCGGCCCGGTCGGCTCGGGCAAGACCACCCTGCTCGAAATGCTCTGCAAGGCAATGCGCGACAAGTACGACCTTGTTGCCATCACCAACGACATCTACACCAAGGAAGACCAGCGCCTGCTTACCGTGGCCGGCGCCTTGCCCGCCGAGCGCATCATGGGCGTGGAAACCGGCGGCTGCCCGCACACCGCCATCCGAGAAGACGCCTCCATCAACCTCGAGGCCATCGACCGCATGCTCGAGGACTTTCCCGATGCCGACGTGGTGTTCGTTGAATCCGGCGGCGACAACCTTGCGGCCACCTTCAGCCCCGAGCTTTCGGACCTGACCATCTACGTGATCGACGTGGCGGCCGGCGAGAAGATTCCGCGCAAGGGCGGCCCCGGCATCACCAAGAGCGACTTGTTCGTCATCAACAAGACCGACCTGGCGCCGTATGTGGGCGCAAACCTCGACGTGATGGAGCAGGACACCCAGCGCATGCGCCGCCAGCGGCCTTACGTGATGACCAACCTCAAGACCCATACCGGCGTGGCCGAGGTGGTCGCCTTCATCGAGAAGCGCGGCATGCTCATCGCCGACTGA
- a CDS encoding urease accessory protein UreF, producing MPDAQSLLQLIWLASPALPVGGFSYSEGVEAAVEWAGIDSEAKAIEWLSDQLYLSFARGDLALVAQAIPAWREGDAARIHQLNEWVMTTRESAEFFLQTEQMGRSFVEWLKLHHDDTAAVFADLPASYPVAFAFAASRTGASVHDGCLAFAFGWAENMVAAAVKAVPLGQSAGQRILARLANEIPTAVERAMHLGDDERQAFAPLLAVLSARHETQYSRLFRS from the coding sequence ATGCCCGACGCACAAAGCCTCCTGCAGCTCATCTGGCTAGCATCCCCGGCCCTCCCGGTAGGCGGCTTCTCCTATTCCGAAGGCGTCGAAGCAGCCGTCGAATGGGCTGGCATCGATTCGGAAGCCAAAGCCATCGAGTGGCTCTCCGACCAGCTGTACCTGAGCTTCGCGCGCGGCGACCTTGCACTGGTAGCGCAAGCCATACCCGCATGGCGCGAAGGCGATGCAGCACGCATCCACCAACTCAACGAATGGGTCATGACCACCCGCGAATCGGCCGAGTTCTTTTTGCAGACTGAGCAGATGGGCCGCTCCTTCGTCGAATGGCTCAAGCTGCACCACGACGACACCGCCGCCGTTTTTGCCGACCTGCCCGCGAGCTACCCCGTCGCGTTTGCCTTTGCCGCAAGCCGCACCGGTGCCTCGGTGCACGACGGTTGCCTTGCCTTCGCCTTCGGCTGGGCCGAGAACATGGTCGCCGCCGCAGTCAAGGCCGTGCCGCTCGGCCAGAGCGCGGGCCAGCGCATTCTTGCGCGGCTTGCCAATGAAATTCCCACCGCCGTCGAGCGTGCAATGCACCTCGGCGACGACGAGCGCCAGGCCTTTGCACCCCTTTTGGCCGTGCTGTCGGCACGCCATGAAACACAATACTCGCGCCTCTTCAGAAGCTGA